The region TTGGCTATTTTCCCCTTCTTGTTGAGCCTTCTTAGGAGGACAAATGACAACCTTAGGAGAAGGAAGATATGTCCAGAAAGAAGACCTGGGAAGTTTCGGATGCCTTTTGGGAATTGGTGCAACCCCTGATTCCCAGAAATCCAAGAGTCGCCCACAAGACTTACCAACGCCAACAAGGGGGTGGCAGGAAACCGAAATATTCCAATCGCCTCTACTTTTCGGCAATGGTTTACGTCTTACGGACTGGCATCATCTGGAATGCCTTGCCCCGTGAAAAATTTGGCGGGATGAGCTCCTCGGCACTTCACGATAAGTTCCAGCAATGGAGTATTGCCGGTGTGTTTACCAAAATTTGGCAGCGAGGTCTGGCCGAATACGACGAACTAAAAGGAATCGCTTGGACTTGGCAAGCAGCAGATAGTGCTAGCATCGAAGCACCTCTGGCCAGAGAGTCTACTGGTCCAAACCCGACGGATCGGGGGAAAAAAAGGCTCAAAACGACATGTTCTCGTCGACGAGAATGGCATCCCCATCTCACTACTCGTCAGCGCAGCCAACCAGCATGACAGCGTGGCTCTGGAGCCTTTACTCAAGGCGGCCGTCGTTTCACCGGTGGCAACAACAGAATGCCACTTGTGCCTGGATGCAGGGTACGTTGGTAAAGAGGAAGTCGCCCAGTGCAATGGCTTCATCTCACATATACGCCCACGAGGAGAGGAAAAGAAGGAGATCGCAACCAATCCCGAGTTCAAGGCGCGACGATGGGTCGTCGAACGGACACACTCCTGGTTCAATCGCTTTCGAAAGTTGATCCCCAGGTATGAAAAAACCAACTGCTCCTACTTGGCCCTGACCAGCTTAGCGGCTGCCATGATCACTTTGAATCAGGTAATGTCTATTTATGGATAGACACTAAGAATAACTCCAGCTCTTATGCGGCTGAGGGTGAAAAAACAAGATTTTATAGTGCTGGTGAATTCTTAGTCTCCCCAAGCTCCGTGGAATTCATAGGCAACAGCTGGTTGATCACCAACAACCCATGCATCGTGTCCAGGCTGAATCGCATAGGCGTCTCCACCCGAATAAGTCACCTCGGTTCCATCGTTGTGACGACAAGTTACTGTCCCCGAAACAATCACCCCGATGTGATTGGCTTGACAACTTTCAGTGCCAACAATCGGTTTGATATCTTTCGACCACTTCCAACCTGGTTGCACTGTAAGTTTTATTACTCTTTGACCACCAACATTAACTGTCTCAACCCTTGCGTTGCTTGGGGTGCTGACCTCGTCAGCATTACTGGCGAAATTTTTTACCTCAACAGAAGCCATGAATCTGCCTAAATGAATATGAATTGCGAAGAATGGCGGGATATACATGATCCCGCTAGCTTAGAAATGAAACCTATTAACAGGTTGAAGATAATCATACAAATTAAAATTAAGTGAAACAAAATTTACACGGACCTAAATCACTCCATAGGAGTTCACAAGCCAGGCGAAAACAAGGACGTAGAGAACCAAGACCAAAATTAAAGAATAGGACGTGGGGTTCATGTGCTTTACTCCTGTAGAAAGAGTTTTGGACGATTGCTCAAGGCCATTCAGCCAATTTAGGAGGCCTCACTATCTGAAATGAATTGGAAATACAGATAATGAGATAAAAAAATATCAATTAAACGTTAGCTAATGGCAAGGTAAGTTCCAAAATCAGCTAAGTAGCAATCAAATTATCGGGTAATGACAAGAAAGTTTCTGCAGAGTCGCGAACTTTCTATGTCG is a window of SAR324 cluster bacterium DNA encoding:
- a CDS encoding cupin domain-containing protein; translation: MASVEVKNFASNADEVSTPSNARVETVNVGGQRVIKLTVQPGWKWSKDIKPIVGTESCQANHIGVIVSGTVTCRHNDGTEVTYSGGDAYAIQPGHDAWVVGDQPAVAYEFHGAWGD
- a CDS encoding IS5 family transposase (programmed frameshift), with translation MSRKKTWEVSDAFWELVQPLIPRNPRVAHKTYQRQQGGGRKPKYSNRLYFSAMVYVLRTGIIWNALPREKFGGMSSSALHDKFQQWSIAGVFTKIWQRGLAEYDELKGIAWTWQAADSASIEAPLARESTGPNPTDRGKKRGSKRHVLVDENGIPISLLVSAANQHDSVALEPLLKAAVVSPVATTECHLCLDAGYVGKEEVAQCNGFISHIRPRGEEKKEIATNPEFKARRWVVERTHSWFNRFRKLIPRYEKTNCSYLALTSLAAAMITLNQVMSIYG